Proteins found in one Streptococcus iniae genomic segment:
- a CDS encoding carbohydrate ABC transporter permease translates to MKKKKIKSVELHVFDKKTNVIFNVLLALFALSCILPFIFVIIISITDESSLMTKGYSFWPSLLSFSGYEYLYELRGQILQALFITVFITIVGTSLNVFFTTLYAYAISRRSFKYRRFFTMMALVTMLFSAGVIPTYIIMTTFLHLKDTVAALILPMLLSPFNIMVMRSFFKKTISESIIESARMDGAGELRIFFQICLPMTLPGIATISLFTALAFWNDWYNALLYIQSDNLVPLQYLLMKIQSNMEYLSENISAGAQISSISGSLPKEATRMAIVVVSTLPIACLYPFFQRYFVKGLTIGGVKE, encoded by the coding sequence ATGAAAAAGAAGAAAATTAAGTCAGTTGAATTACATGTTTTTGATAAAAAAACAAATGTGATTTTCAATGTTCTCTTAGCATTGTTTGCATTATCATGTATCCTTCCTTTTATCTTTGTTATCATTATTTCCATTACCGATGAATCCAGTTTGATGACAAAAGGTTATTCCTTCTGGCCATCGCTACTAAGTTTTTCGGGATATGAATACTTATACGAACTCCGCGGGCAAATTTTACAGGCCTTGTTTATTACAGTTTTCATTACTATCGTTGGAACAAGTTTGAATGTGTTTTTTACAACCCTCTATGCCTATGCCATTTCGAGACGAAGTTTTAAGTACCGTCGTTTTTTCACCATGATGGCCTTGGTAACCATGCTCTTTAGTGCAGGGGTCATTCCTACATATATCATCATGACCACCTTCTTACACTTGAAAGATACAGTGGCTGCTTTGATTCTACCAATGCTTTTGAGCCCTTTTAACATCATGGTTATGCGTTCCTTTTTCAAAAAAACCATCTCAGAATCAATTATTGAATCTGCTCGCATGGACGGTGCAGGTGAATTGCGTATCTTCTTCCAGATTTGTTTACCAATGACCCTACCTGGGATTGCGACTATTTCCTTGTTTACAGCCTTAGCATTTTGGAATGATTGGTACAATGCCTTACTTTACATCCAAAGTGATAACTTAGTTCCCTTGCAGTACTTATTAATGAAGATTCAATCCAACATGGAATACCTCTCAGAAAATATATCAGCAGGGGCTCAAATTTCTAGTATTTCAGGGTCTTTACCAAAAGAGGCAACCCGAATGGCTATTGTTGTTGTATCAACCTTACCAATAGCTTGTCTATACCCATTCTTCCAGCGTTATTTTGTAAAAGGATTAACGATTGGAGGTGTCAAAGAGTAG
- a CDS encoding DUF624 domain-containing protein, which translates to MTVIDKLFHWVYYVMKLSMIYVVLLISGFFLLGFSPANASLMTLYNKHRTAAEKYTFSEAFAEFKSTFKLSNSVFLIVAMIALGLLYTLWGLSHMTPSLVVYFFLIMTLLASLFLASFYAVYLKLQVYYDFKLKDALSLSFIAIFFHWLSICKCLLGTVVLLVIGRHLPLVLVVFLPVFWLIFTFDILEPIYKQVSKQGL; encoded by the coding sequence ATGACAGTAATTGATAAACTATTTCATTGGGTCTATTATGTAATGAAACTCAGCATGATTTATGTGGTCTTGCTTATAAGTGGTTTCTTTCTTTTGGGCTTTAGTCCAGCCAATGCAAGCCTAATGACCTTGTATAATAAGCATAGAACAGCTGCTGAAAAATACACCTTTTCAGAAGCCTTTGCAGAATTTAAATCGACTTTTAAACTCAGCAACAGCGTGTTTTTGATTGTTGCGATGATTGCACTTGGGCTTTTATATACCCTGTGGGGGCTTAGCCATATGACTCCCAGCCTTGTGGTCTACTTTTTTTTAATCATGACTCTGTTAGCCAGTCTTTTTTTAGCCAGTTTTTATGCTGTCTATTTGAAATTACAAGTCTATTATGATTTTAAATTGAAAGATGCCCTTAGTTTGTCATTTATAGCCATTTTCTTTCACTGGCTGTCTATTTGCAAATGCTTACTAGGAACAGTTGTTTTGCTAGTTATTGGAAGGCACTTACCTTTAGTTTTAGTGGTCTTTCTTCCTGTTTTTTGGCTGATATTTACCTTTGATATTTTGGAGCCGATTTACAAACAAGTCTCAAAGCAAGGATTGTGA
- a CDS encoding sensor histidine kinase: MKKILIHTLLKSYSYLVITIIIFFASVLSYINWEHYNQSIESSQQLVLENVKNELDGYSEQVKGQIFDISQDKDKIEGINRYFQMSPSEYEAWLLHHPLFLVKNVSFHNTIRSLYRNLPFVTGVDLAMANEKRVLVSTDEFKSGYLISSKDYKAPVNSFPINLYDASSLTLLGTFYIRVDDGILEKIIDQSTRLPVAVSIKDTLNRQFYKRKSIGQKDRLAYQYSGDLLIEVGLSKNYILKEVGRLTALIYLVSAILIGILLLVLRRVFHHYQVQVTDLVDTMQLITDQDNSIRINTDNKQQEMYLISSQINDMLDSLDHSIRDIYRLELAQQDANMRALQSQINPHFLYNTLEFFRMYSVTKEMDDLADMLYEFSSLLRGSISQKKETTLQEELAFCEKHSYICQIRYPRSIAYSYQIEKGCEDIKIPRFSIQPLVENYFIHGVDLKRMDNAISVKVSRQGNAVEILIRDNGKGMTKDTLSACEELLGQRQVLNQEQLKSIGIVNVHERLLLYFGDRYQISLHSTEAIGVTYSISITGVFSEED; this comes from the coding sequence ATGAAGAAGATACTCATTCATACCCTCTTAAAAAGTTACTCTTATTTGGTTATTACCATTATTATCTTTTTTGCAAGTGTTTTATCCTATATCAACTGGGAGCATTATAATCAAAGTATTGAAAGTAGTCAGCAGTTGGTTTTGGAAAATGTCAAAAATGAGTTGGACGGCTATTCTGAACAAGTTAAGGGCCAGATTTTTGATATCTCACAAGACAAGGACAAAATTGAAGGCATCAACAGGTATTTCCAAATGAGTCCTTCAGAGTACGAGGCTTGGCTCTTGCACCATCCCTTGTTTTTGGTCAAAAATGTCTCTTTTCATAACACTATCAGATCTCTTTACCGTAACCTGCCCTTTGTAACGGGTGTTGACTTGGCCATGGCAAATGAAAAGCGCGTCCTTGTGTCAACAGATGAATTCAAGTCAGGCTATTTGATTTCTTCTAAGGACTATAAAGCACCAGTCAATAGTTTTCCAATTAATCTTTATGATGCTTCAAGTCTGACACTGCTTGGGACCTTTTATATTAGGGTGGACGATGGTATTCTTGAAAAAATAATTGATCAGAGCACGCGATTGCCGGTTGCAGTAAGCATCAAAGATACCTTAAACCGACAATTTTATAAACGCAAATCAATTGGTCAAAAAGACCGTTTGGCTTATCAATACAGTGGTGATTTGCTGATAGAAGTTGGTTTGTCTAAGAATTACATCTTAAAAGAAGTTGGCCGACTAACAGCTCTGATTTACTTAGTTAGTGCCATTCTTATTGGTATTTTATTGCTAGTTTTACGTAGGGTTTTTCACCATTATCAAGTGCAAGTTACAGACCTTGTTGATACCATGCAATTAATCACAGACCAAGATAATAGTATTCGAATCAATACTGACAACAAACAACAAGAAATGTATTTGATTTCCAGTCAGATTAATGACATGTTGGACTCTTTAGACCATTCAATTCGTGATATTTATCGACTTGAATTAGCCCAGCAAGATGCTAATATGAGAGCCTTGCAGTCGCAGATTAACCCACACTTTCTCTACAATACTCTTGAATTCTTTAGAATGTATTCTGTCACTAAAGAAATGGATGACTTGGCAGATATGCTCTATGAGTTTAGCAGCCTGCTACGAGGGAGTATTTCTCAGAAAAAAGAGACTACCTTGCAAGAGGAATTGGCTTTTTGTGAGAAGCATAGTTACATTTGCCAAATCAGATACCCACGCTCAATTGCTTATTCCTATCAGATTGAAAAAGGGTGTGAAGATATCAAGATTCCACGCTTTAGCATACAGCCTTTGGTTGAAAATTACTTTATTCACGGTGTGGACTTAAAACGCATGGATAATGCCATCAGTGTTAAGGTATCACGTCAAGGAAATGCTGTTGAGATTTTAATCAGAGATAATGGAAAAGGAATGACCAAAGACACCCTATCAGCTTGTGAGGAGTTGCTTGGACAAAGACAGGTACTCAATCAAGAGCAATTAAAATCAATTGGAATAGTGAATGTTCATGAACGACTACTCCTTTATTTTGGGGACAGGTATCAGATTAGCTTGCACTCAACAGAAGCTATCGGAGTTACCTATTCCATTTCTATAACAGGTGTTTTTAGTGAGGAGGATTAA
- a CDS encoding beta-N-acetylhexosaminidase: protein MTLKLKLAADMSKEKILQTAAHLGIEEGHLQVSVDPEVNSLQVSKNQGNYRILAPKAHMVFRGLLLLARELKNTTEDLTISESFAYRDLGFMADVSRNAVLTVEAAKQMIALLAQMGYSSFQLYMEDTYQIKDQPYFGYFRGAYSSKELQTIEKECQAYGMTFIPCIQTLAHLHSFVRWEQEAIRQIHDIDNILLCGKDETYALIDQMFEAMSQLETRKINIGMDEAFQIGLGSYLRQNGFQNRSLIMCQHLERVLDIADKYGFTCSMWSDMFFQLISASEDGLLIDEELSAYLTKVMKRVTVINWDYYQTKEENYDRSFQRHKSLGQDIAFAGGAWKWIGYTPDNDFSLYIAPKAHASCQKNQIQEVTITAWGDNGAEASAFSVLPSLLAWAELAYTDSYDFMDKHCHLLFNLSLSDFMAIDLANLTPSNPHSHGIREQSGINPNRYLLYQDILCPLLQNHLDSSLDSKHYLDAAQKLAYIQEKDSPYAYLFETQEKLCHLLALKITVTQNIRSAYKENQQEQLARACLQLSDLKILLEDFREAHSHQWLLENKIFGLDTIDIRLGGLGARIDRAISRIEDYLLGVIPAIEELEVPILQYSDQCLPSEYKAIPANQWQLLVTGSTLYTT from the coding sequence ATGACACTTAAACTAAAGTTAGCAGCTGATATGTCAAAAGAGAAAATTTTACAGACGGCAGCTCACCTAGGCATAGAAGAAGGGCATTTACAGGTTAGTGTTGACCCGGAAGTCAACAGTTTACAGGTGAGTAAAAATCAAGGCAATTATCGGATTCTTGCTCCCAAGGCCCACATGGTTTTTAGAGGCTTACTCTTGTTGGCTCGGGAATTAAAAAACACTACTGAAGACCTTACGATTTCCGAAAGTTTTGCTTATAGGGATTTGGGCTTCATGGCGGATGTATCACGCAATGCCGTCTTAACAGTTGAAGCCGCAAAACAAATGATAGCCCTCTTAGCTCAAATGGGTTACTCCTCTTTCCAACTTTACATGGAAGATACCTATCAGATTAAAGACCAACCTTATTTTGGCTATTTTAGAGGGGCCTATAGTAGCAAAGAACTTCAAACAATTGAAAAAGAGTGTCAGGCCTATGGCATGACCTTTATCCCTTGTATCCAGACTCTCGCCCACCTGCATTCATTTGTGAGATGGGAACAAGAAGCCATCCGACAAATACATGATATTGATAATATTCTCTTGTGTGGTAAAGACGAAACCTATGCCTTGATTGATCAGATGTTTGAAGCCATGTCTCAGCTTGAAACACGAAAAATCAATATTGGTATGGATGAAGCGTTTCAAATTGGATTAGGCAGCTATTTGAGGCAAAATGGCTTTCAAAATAGGAGCCTGATCATGTGTCAACATTTGGAGCGCGTGCTTGATATTGCTGATAAATATGGCTTTACTTGTAGCATGTGGAGTGATATGTTTTTCCAATTGATTTCAGCAAGTGAAGATGGCTTGCTTATCGATGAAGAGTTATCAGCTTATTTGACCAAAGTCATGAAACGGGTGACCGTAATCAACTGGGATTACTACCAGACAAAAGAAGAAAACTATGACAGGAGCTTCCAGCGGCACAAGTCTTTAGGTCAAGATATTGCCTTTGCAGGTGGGGCTTGGAAGTGGATTGGTTACACTCCTGACAATGATTTCAGCCTTTATATTGCCCCTAAAGCGCATGCCTCTTGCCAGAAAAATCAGATTCAAGAAGTAACGATCACAGCTTGGGGAGATAATGGGGCAGAAGCGTCAGCTTTTTCAGTGCTGCCAAGTCTCTTAGCTTGGGCTGAGTTAGCTTACACCGATAGCTATGATTTTATGGATAAGCATTGTCACCTCTTGTTTAATCTTTCCTTGAGTGATTTTATGGCAATTGATTTAGCTAATTTAACGCCTAGCAATCCCCATAGCCATGGCATTCGAGAGCAAAGTGGCATAAACCCTAACCGTTACCTTTTATACCAAGACATTTTGTGTCCACTTTTACAGAATCACTTAGACAGTAGCCTTGATAGCAAGCATTATCTTGATGCTGCGCAAAAACTAGCCTATATTCAAGAAAAGGACTCTCCATATGCTTATCTCTTTGAGACTCAAGAAAAACTCTGTCACTTGCTTGCGCTGAAGATCACGGTCACACAAAACATTAGAAGTGCCTACAAGGAGAATCAGCAGGAGCAGTTGGCAAGAGCCTGCTTGCAGTTATCAGACCTAAAAATCTTATTAGAAGATTTTAGAGAAGCTCATAGTCATCAGTGGTTGCTTGAGAATAAAATTTTTGGCTTAGATACCATTGACATCAGATTAGGGGGGCTTGGAGCAAGAATTGACCGAGCCATTAGTCGGATTGAAGATTATTTACTTGGAGTGATTCCTGCAATTGAAGAGCTAGAAGTGCCCATTCTTCAGTACAGTGATCAGTGTCTTCCGAGTGAGTATAAGGCAATCCCAGCCAATCAGTGGCAATTACTGGTGACAGGATCAACCCTCTACACCACCTGA
- a CDS encoding ROK family protein, with amino-acid sequence MKVACFDIGGTGLKFALIGQDLVLKDKKEVPTPKELEGLLAFIADCLQGKKVDALSFSFPGAIDKDRGQIMGISAVPYIHGPSWYDLLADYHLPIYLENDANCVGLSQLAISKEIKNFMCVVCGTGIGGALVIDRKLIAGPKAFAGEYGCMIVDSSQKPIQNWSQLASTGSLVRQVTKESHKDLGWTGRKIFEAAANGDQTCQNAINRMIRYLAIGMMNLYYCCDPEMIFIGGGISQNPDFINQLKEELQQLTANYEGFPVAPEIAACHYHQDANLIGAYMNTFQ; translated from the coding sequence ATGAAGGTCGCATGTTTTGATATTGGTGGAACAGGTCTTAAATTTGCCTTAATTGGACAAGATTTGGTTCTTAAGGATAAAAAAGAAGTGCCAACTCCTAAGGAATTAGAAGGCCTGTTAGCATTTATAGCTGACTGTTTACAGGGAAAAAAGGTAGATGCACTTTCTTTTAGTTTCCCAGGAGCAATTGATAAAGATCGTGGGCAGATTATGGGGATTAGTGCAGTACCTTATATCCATGGGCCGTCTTGGTATGACTTATTAGCTGATTATCACTTGCCTATTTACCTTGAAAATGATGCCAACTGTGTGGGTTTGAGTCAACTGGCTATCAGTAAAGAGATTAAGAACTTTATGTGTGTGGTATGTGGTACAGGAATAGGTGGAGCACTGGTGATTGACCGTAAATTAATTGCTGGACCAAAGGCTTTCGCAGGAGAATATGGCTGTATGATTGTGGATTCTAGTCAAAAGCCCATTCAAAACTGGTCACAATTAGCCTCTACAGGAAGTCTTGTCAGACAAGTAACCAAGGAGTCTCATAAGGATTTGGGATGGACTGGCCGTAAGATTTTTGAAGCCGCTGCTAATGGCGATCAGACGTGTCAGAATGCCATTAATCGCATGATAAGATACCTTGCTATTGGCATGATGAATCTCTACTATTGTTGCGACCCAGAAATGATTTTTATTGGTGGTGGCATCAGTCAAAACCCTGACTTTATTAACCAACTAAAAGAAGAGCTGCAACAATTGACAGCTAACTATGAAGGTTTTCCGGTGGCTCCAGAAATTGCAGCTTGTCATTATCATCAGGATGCCAATTTAATTGGAGCCTATATGAACACATTCCAGTAG
- a CDS encoding alpha-mannosidase yields the protein MVKETVHIISHSHWDREWYLPLEEHRMRLVELFDDLFDLFDRDPDFKSFHLDGQTIVLEDYLEMRPQNKDRLQKYIDQGKLIIGPFYILQDDYLISSESHVRNHLIGHLDSQKWGKAPKIGYYPDTFGNAGQIPQLLKQSGVDVALFGRGVKPVGFDNQVLSDDHFQSNFSEMIWQGADGSQVLGILFANWYSNGNEIPAEKEAAKEFWDIKLRDVRKYASTSHYLLMNGCDHQPVQKNLSQAIALAQELYPDIDFKHSSFEDYISAVKEDITTELSKVKGELISQETDGWYTLANTASTRIYLKQAHNTSENLLEKIVEPLVVMTKQSYPKDELRYAWKLLLQNAPHDSICGCSVDPVHREMETRYEKVQQVGNFLCQRLLENWEKDLDSQNLSPLALTVFNTSAQTKTQEVSLELVVEQEDFRDGQLEKHYQAMAQVDVSDLALYSSDNKRLAAKIEDLGVNFNYYLPKDAFRSANFARKLKVTFVVEDLAAFSWRSYQLKKDKENPKESPKASQVLENALLRIYPNEKGELVWENKSTGQSYPNFLQFEDCGDLGNEYVFKAPENEKPIFSELVNFEMLESYGKLAKARVCHRLMIPSQMQDRLRDEQKRLIEFRHRKSQRQRDLKEWFIETELILYEGQERLECRCHFDNQMKDHRLRAIFDFAISSDKHYADSIFERVERPNHTHSNWENPSNPQRHRSFIQLQNDKHAMTLSSKGLFEYEILHNRQIALTLLRAVGELGDWGYFPTPDAQCLRDFTLEFAIDLHAPNDTYQAIQKAQAFQTDLILKQVSQHQGTVPADATCIEHPVLADDRLCVTSLKVSEDGKDSLLRYFNLSQEKIALSHKARGVDLLENGIGQLGKVMAGQEIRTEIIEGDSL from the coding sequence CATATTATTTCTCACAGCCATTGGGATAGGGAGTGGTATCTTCCTTTAGAAGAACACAGGATGCGTTTGGTTGAATTGTTTGATGATCTTTTTGACTTGTTTGACCGAGACCCGGATTTTAAGAGTTTTCACTTAGATGGGCAAACCATTGTTCTTGAAGATTATCTGGAAATGAGACCACAAAACAAAGACCGTCTGCAAAAATACATCGACCAAGGCAAACTCATTATTGGTCCCTTTTATATTCTTCAAGATGATTACCTCATCAGTTCAGAGTCTCATGTTAGAAATCATTTAATTGGTCATCTAGATAGTCAGAAATGGGGGAAAGCTCCAAAGATTGGTTATTATCCAGATACTTTTGGCAATGCTGGCCAGATTCCACAATTGTTAAAACAATCAGGTGTTGATGTGGCTCTTTTTGGCCGTGGTGTTAAACCTGTTGGCTTTGATAACCAGGTTTTATCTGATGATCATTTCCAGTCCAATTTTTCTGAAATGATTTGGCAAGGAGCAGACGGTAGTCAAGTCTTAGGCATCTTATTTGCCAACTGGTATAGTAACGGCAATGAAATTCCAGCTGAAAAAGAAGCAGCTAAAGAATTTTGGGATATCAAGTTGAGAGATGTCAGGAAGTATGCCTCCACATCACATTATTTACTGATGAATGGTTGTGACCATCAGCCTGTTCAAAAAAATCTCAGCCAAGCCATAGCCTTAGCTCAGGAACTTTATCCTGATATTGACTTTAAACACAGCTCTTTTGAAGACTATATTAGTGCCGTAAAAGAGGATATCACAACAGAGTTATCTAAAGTCAAAGGAGAATTAATTAGTCAGGAAACTGACGGATGGTACACACTAGCTAACACGGCTTCAACCCGAATTTATTTGAAACAAGCCCACAACACATCAGAAAATCTGCTAGAGAAAATTGTAGAGCCCCTTGTTGTGATGACAAAACAATCTTACCCTAAAGATGAGTTGCGTTATGCTTGGAAGCTCCTCCTTCAAAATGCTCCTCATGATAGTATTTGTGGTTGCAGTGTTGATCCTGTTCACCGTGAAATGGAAACACGTTATGAAAAGGTGCAACAAGTTGGAAACTTTCTTTGCCAAAGACTTTTGGAAAATTGGGAAAAAGATTTGGATTCCCAAAATCTCTCACCATTAGCCTTAACCGTTTTTAACACCAGTGCTCAAACAAAGACACAAGAAGTCAGCCTGGAATTGGTTGTTGAACAAGAAGATTTCCGTGATGGGCAACTGGAAAAACACTATCAAGCGATGGCACAAGTGGATGTGTCAGACTTAGCACTTTATAGCTCAGACAACAAACGACTTGCCGCAAAAATTGAGGATTTAGGGGTGAATTTTAACTATTACCTGCCCAAAGATGCTTTTCGCTCTGCCAATTTCGCCCGTAAACTCAAGGTTACTTTTGTCGTTGAAGACCTAGCGGCCTTCTCATGGCGCAGCTATCAATTAAAAAAAGACAAGGAAAACCCTAAAGAAAGCCCTAAAGCAAGTCAAGTGCTAGAGAATGCTCTGCTTAGAATATACCCTAATGAAAAAGGGGAATTAGTCTGGGAGAATAAATCTACCGGGCAAAGCTACCCGAACTTTTTACAGTTTGAAGATTGCGGCGATCTGGGTAATGAATATGTCTTTAAAGCACCAGAAAATGAGAAGCCCATTTTCTCTGAGCTGGTGAACTTTGAGATGCTTGAATCATATGGAAAACTAGCCAAGGCAAGAGTTTGTCATCGCTTAATGATTCCAAGTCAAATGCAAGACCGTTTACGAGATGAACAAAAAAGGTTAATTGAATTTCGACACCGGAAATCACAACGTCAAAGGGATCTTAAAGAATGGTTTATTGAAACAGAATTGATCCTTTATGAAGGGCAAGAAAGACTAGAGTGTCGTTGTCATTTTGATAATCAGATGAAAGACCATCGCTTACGTGCTATTTTTGATTTTGCTATTAGTAGTGACAAGCACTATGCGGATTCAATTTTTGAGCGTGTAGAAAGGCCTAATCATACACATTCCAACTGGGAAAATCCAAGTAATCCACAGCGGCATCGCAGTTTTATTCAATTGCAAAATGACAAACACGCCATGACCCTGTCAAGCAAAGGTTTATTTGAGTATGAAATTCTTCATAACCGTCAGATTGCTTTAACCCTTCTTCGTGCAGTAGGAGAACTGGGGGATTGGGGTTATTTTCCAACACCAGATGCTCAGTGTTTAAGAGACTTCACTCTGGAGTTTGCAATTGACTTGCATGCACCAAATGATACTTATCAAGCTATTCAAAAAGCACAGGCCTTTCAGACAGATTTGATTTTGAAACAGGTCTCACAACATCAGGGAACTGTACCAGCTGATGCAACTTGCATAGAACACCCAGTGCTTGCTGATGACAGATTATGTGTCACATCCTTGAAAGTATCAGAAGATGGCAAAGACAGTTTGCTTCGTTATTTCAATCTGTCACAAGAAAAAATCGCCTTGTCGCATAAGGCCAGAGGAGTAGATTTGTTAGAAAATGGCATTGGTCAATTAGGAAAAGTCATGGCTGGTCAAGAAATCAGAACAGAAATCATTGAAGGGGATAGTCTATGA
- a CDS encoding ABC transporter permease: protein MNKRIQVLKQNAIFFLMVLPGVLWFITFFFIPVFGNVVAFQDFRITGEGFVDSVMHSKWVGFENFKFLFQSKDAYIITRNTLLYNIGFILLGLFFAVGIAIVFSQLRSKKMVKIFQTTTLFPYFLSWVIISFFVYAFLSPDKGLFNNILRSFHMNPINWYNEASFWPFILIFLGVWKGLGYNSIIYYASIMGIDPTYHEAAIIDGASKWQQIRYVTLPQLAPLITILTILAVGNIFRADFGLFYQIPKNSGTLYNVTQVLDTYVYNGISGTGDIGMAAAAGLYQSVVGCLLLTTTNLIVRRLDPESALF, encoded by the coding sequence ATGAACAAAAGAATACAAGTATTGAAACAAAATGCCATATTTTTCCTCATGGTTTTACCAGGTGTCTTATGGTTTATTACTTTCTTCTTTATTCCAGTATTTGGAAATGTTGTGGCATTCCAAGACTTTAGGATTACAGGAGAAGGCTTTGTCGACAGTGTCATGCATAGCAAATGGGTTGGTTTTGAAAACTTCAAATTTCTCTTCCAATCAAAAGATGCCTACATTATCACACGTAATACCTTGCTCTATAACATTGGCTTCATTTTATTAGGTTTGTTTTTTGCAGTAGGAATAGCCATTGTTTTTAGCCAACTGCGTTCTAAGAAGATGGTTAAAATTTTTCAAACAACAACCCTCTTCCCCTATTTTCTATCATGGGTTATTATTAGTTTCTTTGTTTATGCCTTTTTAAGTCCTGATAAAGGTTTATTCAACAATATATTACGTTCTTTCCACATGAACCCAATCAACTGGTATAATGAAGCGAGTTTTTGGCCCTTCATTCTTATCTTTCTAGGAGTTTGGAAGGGGCTTGGCTACAATAGTATCATTTATTACGCAAGTATCATGGGGATTGACCCCACTTATCACGAAGCAGCTATCATTGATGGGGCTAGCAAATGGCAACAAATCAGATATGTAACCTTACCACAATTGGCTCCATTAATAACCATCTTGACCATTTTAGCCGTTGGTAACATCTTCCGTGCCGACTTTGGTCTCTTTTACCAGATCCCTAAAAATTCTGGAACACTTTATAATGTGACGCAAGTACTAGACACCTATGTTTATAACGGGATTTCAGGAACAGGTGATATAGGGATGGCAGCCGCAGCGGGGCTTTATCAGTCCGTCGTTGGGTGTTTGCTTCTAACAACAACCAATCTCATTGTCCGCCGACTTGATCCAGAATCAGCACTATTTTAG
- a CDS encoding ABC transporter substrate-binding protein, with protein MKTCKKVLMSTMALSSILALSACSGLKGGQKNSQTKDGKTNIVMYQIGEPAKNFDTLMKNANKIIEKETGAHLDIKFINWGDYNDKMAIMTSSGEQYDIAFSYNYAINAQKGAYADLTDLYKKEGKALYDILDPAYIKGNKVNGKIYAVPVIGNIANQQMFSFNKELVDKYHFDISSVKTYEDLEPMLAVIKEKEPKVTPMAYTKGTKVSDNFDYILGDIMPFAVDLEGDPTKIVNQYEVPHFQKHLKTVHNYYKAGYIPSDVATSDAEFKLSVPNWFVRKETQGPADLGDSLLTTVAGFPIVSRPLTNAYKTSGSVQAANFVISSTSKNKAKAMEVLTLLNTNKELLNGLVFGPEGTNWEKVPGKKDTIKLLKGYSNDTRMPAWNTGNSQLLYRTENVTDADVAQSEKVLKEAVESPALGFSFNTDPVKTEITRLQNIMNQYNASIHTGTVDPDKSIPELMDLLNKEEAYTKVMKEMQKQYDAFLAKK; from the coding sequence ATGAAAACTTGCAAAAAAGTATTAATGTCAACGATGGCGCTATCATCAATTCTTGCACTATCAGCTTGTTCAGGATTAAAAGGAGGGCAAAAAAATAGCCAAACCAAAGATGGTAAAACCAATATTGTAATGTATCAAATTGGAGAACCAGCTAAAAACTTTGATACCTTGATGAAAAATGCCAATAAAATCATTGAAAAAGAAACTGGAGCTCATCTGGACATTAAGTTTATTAACTGGGGTGACTATAATGATAAAATGGCCATTATGACATCATCTGGAGAACAGTATGACATTGCCTTTTCTTACAATTATGCCATTAACGCACAAAAAGGTGCCTATGCTGATTTGACTGATCTTTACAAAAAAGAAGGTAAGGCCCTTTATGACATCCTTGACCCAGCCTATATCAAAGGAAACAAAGTAAACGGAAAAATCTATGCTGTTCCAGTTATCGGAAATATCGCTAACCAACAGATGTTCTCCTTCAATAAAGAACTCGTTGACAAGTATCATTTTGACATCTCATCTGTTAAAACCTATGAAGATCTAGAACCAATGTTAGCTGTTATTAAAGAAAAAGAACCTAAAGTTACGCCTATGGCCTATACCAAAGGAACAAAAGTATCAGATAACTTTGATTATATTCTAGGTGATATCATGCCATTTGCAGTTGACTTAGAAGGGGACCCAACTAAGATTGTGAACCAGTATGAAGTGCCTCATTTCCAAAAACACCTTAAAACAGTTCATAATTATTATAAAGCAGGCTATATTCCTTCAGATGTTGCTACAAGTGATGCTGAATTTAAACTCTCAGTACCAAACTGGTTTGTTCGTAAAGAAACTCAAGGTCCAGCTGACTTAGGTGATAGCCTCTTAACAACTGTTGCAGGTTTCCCAATTGTGTCACGCCCACTAACAAATGCTTATAAAACAAGTGGCTCAGTACAAGCAGCTAACTTCGTTATTTCAAGCACTTCAAAAAATAAAGCAAAAGCAATGGAAGTGTTAACACTTTTGAACACAAACAAAGAACTTCTTAATGGTCTTGTATTTGGTCCAGAAGGAACAAACTGGGAAAAAGTACCAGGTAAAAAAGATACCATTAAATTGCTCAAAGGCTATTCAAATGACACACGCATGCCAGCTTGGAATACTGGTAACAGCCAACTTCTTTACCGTACAGAAAATGTAACAGATGCAGACGTTGCACAATCTGAAAAAGTCTTAAAAGAAGCTGTTGAATCTCCAGCTTTAGGATTCAGTTTCAATACAGATCCTGTTAAAACTGAAATTACACGTCTTCAAAATATTATGAATCAATACAATGCAAGCATTCATACAGGAACAGTAGACCCTGACAAATCAATCCCTGAATTGATGGATTTATTGAACAAAGAAGAAGCTTATACCAAAGTCATGAAAGAAATGCAAAAACAATACGATGCATTCCTAGCTAAAAAATAA